The following proteins come from a genomic window of Pseudomonas sp. J452:
- a CDS encoding MerR family transcriptional regulator, whose translation MKIGELATRTGLAPSRIRFYEASGLIAVQRQANGYRSYPEQTVQTLGLIACAQQSGFSLEEIRRLLPGSEQQGWAHDELLASLQRKVGEIEVMQQRLAQNKAQLLGIIASIESKPEGMQCTENAERVLANLRDARQEE comes from the coding sequence ATGAAAATCGGTGAACTGGCCACTCGCACAGGGCTCGCGCCCTCGCGTATCCGTTTCTACGAGGCCAGCGGGCTGATCGCCGTCCAGCGCCAGGCCAACGGTTACCGCAGCTATCCGGAGCAGACGGTACAGACCCTCGGCCTTATCGCCTGCGCCCAGCAGTCCGGTTTCAGCCTGGAGGAGATCCGCCGCCTGCTGCCGGGCAGCGAGCAGCAAGGCTGGGCCCACGACGAACTGCTGGCCAGCCTGCAGCGCAAGGTCGGCGAGATCGAAGTCATGCAGCAGCGCCTGGCACAGAACAAGGCGCAGCTGCTGGGCATCATCGCCAGCATCGAGAGCAAGCCGGAGGGCATGCAGTGCACGGAAAACGCCGAGCGGGTGCTGGCCAACCTGCGCGATGCACGGCAGGAGGAGTAG
- a CDS encoding ABC transporter permease, whose product MGMLRISLQALLSHWRRHPLQFFSILTGLWLATALWTGVQALNSQARADYARASAVLAGPAQAQLVARQGPRFAQAAYVQLRRSGWPVSPLLEGRLRFAGEEPLSVQLLGIEPLSLPHGSAVAGRPADGLDIASFLGSPGQAWIAADTLQRLGLRVGEQALTADGQRLPPLQVQEQLAPGVIVVDIGQAQRLLQAPGQLSRLLLPADFATRVLPGELQAVLQLQPAADGDDLQRLTESFHLNLTALGLLAFIVGLFIVHAAIGLALEQRRGLLRTLRACGVSLGGLLGALAIELGLFALLSGLAGVASGYGLASLLLADVAASLRGLYGAEVAGQLSLAPQWWLAGLAISLLGALLAGASSLLRAANLPLLALAQPQAWRLAQGLWLRRQAWLAAGLLVLALACWRFGDSLLTAFVLLAVLLLAAALLLPALLDGALALLARRCRGPLSEWFVADSRQQLPALALALMALLLALAASVGVGSMTEGFRQTFSGWLDQRLSAELYLAPRDTEQAEQISAWLEAQPGITILPHWRVDLRLQGWPAQLQGIVDHPSYRQHWPLLEQQDDAWTQLAAGQGVLLSEQLARRLKLRLGDALTLPAAGGEQRLPVLGLYADYGNPKGHLLLNAAWLRRHWPDASLSNLSLRLPAARVALLKAELEQRYALDGTRLIDQASLKRWSTRVFERTFAATAALNSLTLGVAGVALFISLLTLGQSRLGQLAPLWALGLGRVRLAWLSLGQTLLLASLTVLLAMPLGLLLAWCLVAVVNVQAFGWRLPLHVFPTQLLQLGLLGLCTSLLAAAGPLWQLARRQPADLLRQFADER is encoded by the coding sequence ATGGGCATGCTGCGCATCAGCCTGCAGGCACTGCTCAGCCACTGGCGCCGTCATCCGCTGCAGTTCTTCAGCATCCTCACCGGCCTGTGGCTGGCCACCGCGTTATGGACCGGGGTACAGGCGCTGAACAGCCAGGCGCGCGCCGACTATGCCCGCGCCAGTGCGGTGCTGGCCGGCCCGGCGCAGGCGCAGCTGGTGGCGCGTCAGGGCCCACGCTTTGCCCAGGCCGCCTATGTGCAGCTGCGCCGCAGCGGCTGGCCGGTGTCGCCGCTGCTGGAAGGGCGCCTGCGCTTCGCCGGCGAGGAACCGCTGAGCGTGCAACTGCTTGGCATCGAGCCGCTGAGCCTGCCGCACGGCAGCGCGGTGGCCGGGCGCCCAGCCGATGGCTTGGATATCGCCAGCTTCCTCGGCAGTCCGGGTCAGGCCTGGATTGCCGCCGACACCCTGCAACGCCTAGGTTTGCGCGTGGGCGAACAGGCGCTCACGGCAGACGGCCAGCGTCTGCCGCCGCTGCAGGTGCAGGAGCAACTGGCACCGGGGGTGATCGTGGTCGATATCGGCCAGGCCCAGCGCCTGTTGCAGGCGCCGGGGCAACTGTCGCGCCTGCTGCTGCCAGCGGATTTCGCTACGCGCGTGCTGCCGGGCGAACTGCAGGCCGTGCTGCAGCTGCAACCGGCCGCGGACGGCGACGACCTGCAGCGCCTCACCGAAAGCTTCCACCTCAACCTCACGGCCCTCGGCCTGCTGGCCTTTATCGTCGGCCTGTTTATCGTGCATGCCGCCATCGGCCTGGCCCTGGAGCAGCGCCGTGGCCTGCTGCGCACCCTGCGTGCCTGCGGCGTCAGCCTGGGCGGGCTGCTCGGCGCGCTGGCCATCGAACTGGGCCTGTTCGCCCTGCTCAGCGGCCTGGCCGGGGTGGCCAGCGGCTACGGGCTGGCCAGCCTGTTGCTGGCCGATGTCGCCGCCAGCCTGCGCGGCCTGTATGGCGCCGAGGTGGCCGGCCAGCTCAGCCTGGCGCCGCAGTGGTGGCTGGCCGGGCTGGCCATCAGTTTGCTTGGTGCCTTGCTCGCCGGCGCCAGCAGCCTGCTGCGTGCGGCCAACCTGCCGTTGCTGGCGCTGGCCCAGCCGCAGGCCTGGCGCCTGGCTCAGGGCCTGTGGTTACGGCGCCAGGCTTGGCTGGCGGCCGGGCTGCTGGTGCTGGCGCTAGCCTGCTGGCGGTTCGGCGACAGCCTGCTGACGGCCTTCGTCCTGCTCGCCGTCTTGCTCCTGGCCGCGGCGCTGCTGTTGCCGGCCTTGCTGGATGGTGCCCTGGCGCTGCTCGCCCGGCGTTGTCGCGGGCCGCTGAGCGAATGGTTCGTCGCCGACAGCCGCCAGCAGCTGCCGGCCCTGGCCCTGGCATTGATGGCCCTGCTGCTGGCGTTGGCCGCCAGCGTCGGCGTCGGCAGCATGACCGAGGGCTTTCGCCAGACCTTCAGCGGCTGGCTCGACCAGCGCCTGTCCGCCGAGCTGTACCTGGCCCCGCGCGACACCGAGCAGGCCGAGCAGATCAGCGCCTGGCTCGAGGCACAGCCGGGCATCACGATCCTGCCGCACTGGCGGGTCGACCTGCGCCTGCAGGGCTGGCCGGCGCAGCTGCAGGGCATCGTCGATCACCCCAGCTACCGCCAGCACTGGCCGCTGCTGGAGCAGCAGGACGACGCCTGGACGCAGCTGGCGGCGGGGCAGGGCGTGCTGCTCAGCGAGCAACTGGCGCGCCGGCTCAAGCTGCGCCTGGGCGATGCGCTGACGTTACCGGCGGCTGGTGGTGAACAACGCCTGCCGGTACTCGGCCTGTATGCCGACTACGGCAACCCCAAGGGCCATCTGTTGCTGAACGCCGCCTGGCTGCGCCGGCACTGGCCGGACGCCAGCCTGAGCAACCTCAGCCTGCGCCTGCCGGCCGCGCGGGTCGCACTGCTCAAGGCCGAGCTGGAGCAACGCTACGCCCTGGATGGCACTCGGCTGATCGACCAGGCCTCGCTCAAGCGCTGGTCGACTCGGGTGTTCGAGCGCACCTTCGCCGCCACCGCCGCGCTCAACAGCCTGACCCTCGGTGTGGCCGGCGTGGCGCTGTTCATCAGCCTGCTGACCCTTGGCCAGAGTCGCCTGGGCCAGCTGGCGCCGCTCTGGGCGCTGGGTTTGGGGCGGGTGCGCCTGGCCTGGCTGAGCCTGGGGCAGACGCTGCTGCTGGCCAGCCTCACCGTGCTGCTGGCCATGCCCCTGGGCCTGCTGCTGGCCTGGTGCCTGGTGGCGGTGGTCAATGTGCAGGCCTTCGGCTGGCGCCTGCCGCTGCATGTGTTCCCCACCCAGTTGCTGCAGTTGGGCCTGCTCGGCCTGTGCACCAGCCTGCTGGCCGCCGCCGGGCCGCTGTGGCAACTGGCGCGCCGCCAGCCGGCCGACCTGTTGAGGCAATTCGCTGATGAACGCTAG
- a CDS encoding NADH:flavin oxidoreductase/NADH oxidase family protein, which yields MTAFHALQLPNGTAIPNRIAKAAMEENLADASQGPSAELLRLYQAWAAGGAGLLLTGNVMVDRRAMTGPGGVVLEDERQLDKFREWARIGRAQGAQFWMQINHPGRQMQANLGQQTVAPSAVALELGGLSKLFPLPKALGDEEIGALIQRFARTAQLAEQAGFSGVQIHAAHGYLLSQFLSPISNKRTDSWGGPLENRARLLLEVVKAVRAVVAPSFCVAVKLNSADFQRGGFDGADAKRVVQMLNELSVDLVELSGGSYEAPAMQGDARDGRTLAREAYFLEFAGEIAAAAKMPVMVTGGIRRLPVVEQVLDSGVAMAGIATALAIEPNLPRRWQAGERQISAELAPIRWKHKVLASLAYMATVKFQMQRLSRGGQPKPNVSPLRALLAEQLKTARRTRLYKRLMAAG from the coding sequence ATGACTGCCTTCCACGCCCTGCAACTGCCCAACGGTACCGCCATCCCCAACCGCATCGCCAAGGCGGCGATGGAAGAGAACCTGGCCGACGCCAGCCAGGGCCCCTCCGCCGAGCTGTTGCGCCTGTACCAGGCCTGGGCCGCAGGCGGCGCCGGGCTGCTGCTGACCGGCAACGTGATGGTCGACCGCCGCGCCATGACCGGCCCCGGCGGCGTAGTACTGGAAGACGAACGCCAGCTGGACAAGTTTCGCGAGTGGGCACGCATCGGCCGCGCCCAGGGCGCGCAGTTCTGGATGCAGATCAACCACCCCGGCCGGCAGATGCAGGCCAACCTCGGCCAGCAGACAGTTGCGCCCTCGGCCGTGGCCCTGGAGCTGGGTGGCCTGTCGAAGCTGTTTCCGCTGCCCAAGGCGCTCGGCGACGAGGAGATCGGCGCGCTGATCCAGCGCTTCGCGCGCACCGCGCAACTGGCCGAACAGGCCGGCTTCAGCGGTGTGCAGATCCATGCCGCGCACGGCTACCTGCTCAGCCAGTTCCTCTCGCCCATCAGCAACAAGCGCACCGACAGCTGGGGCGGCCCGCTGGAGAACCGCGCGCGTCTGCTGCTGGAAGTGGTCAAGGCGGTGCGCGCCGTGGTGGCGCCAAGCTTCTGCGTGGCGGTCAAGCTCAACTCGGCGGACTTCCAGCGTGGCGGCTTCGACGGCGCCGACGCCAAGCGCGTGGTGCAGATGCTCAATGAGCTTTCGGTCGACCTGGTCGAGCTGTCCGGCGGCAGCTACGAGGCGCCGGCCATGCAGGGCGACGCGCGCGACGGTCGCACCCTGGCGCGCGAGGCCTACTTCCTCGAATTCGCCGGCGAGATCGCCGCAGCGGCCAAGATGCCCGTGATGGTCACCGGCGGTATCCGCCGCCTGCCGGTGGTCGAGCAGGTGCTGGACAGCGGCGTGGCCATGGCCGGCATCGCCACCGCCCTGGCCATCGAACCGAACCTGCCGCGCCGCTGGCAGGCCGGCGAGCGGCAAATCAGCGCCGAGTTGGCGCCGATCCGCTGGAAGCACAAGGTCCTGGCCTCGCTGGCCTACATGGCCACAGTGAAGTTCCAGATGCAGCGCCTCAGCCGTGGCGGCCAGCCCAAGCCGAACGTATCGCCGCTGCGCGCCTTGCTCGCGGAACAGCTGAAAACCGCGCGCCGTACCCGCCTGTACAAGCGCCTGATGGCTGCCGGCTAA
- a CDS encoding ABC transporter ATP-binding protein produces MLIVENLHKSFATAQGNLAVLRGVDLQLPGGSSLALMGESGSGKSTLLHLVAGLERADSGRILVDGVPLDGRREAELARWRREGIGLVFQQYNLISSLSVAANLAFQARLAGRHDPAWVAYLAERLGLSPLLQRYPEQLSGGQQQRVAIGRALAARPALVLADEPTGSLDEASSEAVLDLLLQLVDEAGSSLLMVTHSARLAARLEHSLYLHLGRVAAARA; encoded by the coding sequence ATGCTGATCGTCGAGAATCTGCACAAGTCGTTCGCCACCGCCCAGGGCAACCTGGCGGTGCTGCGTGGGGTCGATCTGCAGTTGCCCGGCGGCAGCAGCCTGGCGCTGATGGGCGAGTCCGGCAGCGGCAAGAGCACGTTGCTGCACCTGGTCGCCGGCCTGGAACGGGCTGACAGCGGACGCATCCTGGTCGACGGCGTGCCGCTGGACGGGCGCCGTGAGGCCGAACTGGCGCGCTGGCGCCGCGAAGGCATCGGCCTGGTGTTCCAGCAGTACAACCTGATCAGCAGCCTCAGCGTGGCGGCTAACTTGGCCTTCCAGGCGCGCCTGGCCGGCCGCCATGATCCGGCCTGGGTCGCCTACCTGGCCGAGCGCCTGGGCCTGAGCCCGCTGTTGCAGCGCTACCCGGAACAGCTCTCCGGTGGCCAGCAGCAACGGGTGGCCATCGGCCGGGCCCTGGCTGCGCGACCGGCGCTGGTGCTGGCCGACGAACCCACCGGCAGCCTGGACGAGGCGAGCAGCGAGGCGGTGCTCGACCTGCTCCTGCAATTGGTCGACGAGGCCGGCAGCAGTCTGCTGATGGTCACCCACAGCGCCCGTCTGGCCGCCCGCCTGGAACACAGCCTGTACCTGCACCTGGGCCGGGTCGCGGCGGCGCGGGCCTGA
- a CDS encoding DMT family transporter — protein MPWNIWSAERLGIMLAVLAAFGFSFKAIFVKLAYAAAPVDALTLLTLRMTFALPIALWAVLWLCRAATPLTRKDYALLLALGLLGYYGASILDFVGLQYISAALERLILFIYPTLTVLIGVLALGKRLQRRQVAALLLSYAGIGLAFAHDLEVAGDIRAVLIGSAFVFASALSYALYSAGAEVAIQRLGTLRFAALAIIVSTLATQLHFVASQPFAALNQPMPVYAYAAAMAIFSTVLPVFWQSAAIHRIGAARTVLIGTLGPILTIFFGWLLLREPVSLAQLLGAGLVLAGVLLVSRRRWFRRPETVAEDQGKQQARSVL, from the coding sequence ATGCCCTGGAATATCTGGTCCGCCGAACGCCTCGGTATCATGCTGGCCGTGCTGGCCGCGTTTGGTTTTTCCTTCAAGGCGATTTTCGTCAAGCTGGCCTATGCCGCAGCCCCCGTCGACGCGCTCACGCTGCTGACCCTGCGCATGACCTTCGCCTTGCCGATCGCCCTCTGGGCCGTGCTGTGGCTGTGCCGCGCCGCCACGCCGCTGACCCGCAAGGATTACGCGCTGTTGCTCGCGCTCGGCCTGCTGGGCTACTACGGGGCGAGCATCCTCGACTTCGTCGGTCTGCAGTACATCTCCGCCGCGCTCGAACGCCTGATCCTGTTCATCTACCCGACCCTGACCGTGCTGATCGGTGTCCTCGCGCTGGGCAAGCGTTTGCAGAGGCGTCAGGTGGCGGCCCTGCTGCTGTCCTATGCCGGCATTGGCCTGGCGTTTGCGCATGATCTCGAGGTGGCCGGTGACATCCGTGCGGTGCTGATCGGCAGCGCCTTCGTCTTCGCCTCGGCGCTGTCCTACGCGCTGTACAGCGCTGGCGCCGAGGTGGCTATCCAGCGCCTGGGCACCCTCCGTTTTGCCGCCCTGGCGATCATCGTCTCGACCCTGGCCACGCAGCTGCACTTCGTCGCCAGCCAACCCTTTGCCGCGCTGAACCAGCCCATGCCGGTGTATGCCTATGCGGCGGCGATGGCGATCTTCTCCACGGTATTGCCGGTGTTCTGGCAGTCGGCGGCGATCCACCGTATCGGTGCGGCGCGCACGGTGCTGATTGGCACGCTGGGGCCGATCCTGACGATCTTCTTCGGCTGGCTGCTGTTGCGCGAGCCGGTGTCCCTGGCGCAGCTGCTGGGGGCTGGCCTGGTGCTGGCGGGGGTGTTGCTAGTCAGTCGCAGGCGCTGGTTCAGGCGACCGGAAACGGTTGCCGAGGATCAGGGCAAGCAGCAAGCACGCTCAGTGTTGTAA
- a CDS encoding LysR family transcriptional regulator codes for MTNAMHYDLTDLRLFVAIAEARNLTRGAERVHLAASSASHRMRMLEQSIGTPLLVREPRGVRLTRAGDALLRHARQVFAQLEQMHADLTPYAKGVRGHVSLWANTHATHAFLPDSLAAFLKRHPQVSISLEEHTSPEVVMAVARGEVEVGVVAESIEGAEVELLPYRADRLVLIAPADHPIAQRTSTPFAAVLDYPFVMLHSGSAIHTFTMNAAAALGRHLEVRIQVRSFEAVCRMVSAGVGLGLVPRSALADGPPREPLAVIELEEPWAQRDLKVCVRKREQLSRFAAELVACLTDSEVERPLRPSPY; via the coding sequence ATGACCAACGCTATGCACTATGACCTCACAGACCTGCGTCTCTTCGTGGCGATTGCCGAAGCCCGCAACCTGACCCGTGGCGCCGAGCGCGTGCACCTGGCAGCCTCCTCGGCCAGTCATCGCATGCGCATGCTGGAACAGTCGATCGGTACGCCGCTGTTGGTTCGCGAGCCGCGCGGGGTGCGCCTGACTCGCGCCGGCGATGCGCTGCTGCGCCATGCGCGCCAGGTGTTCGCCCAACTCGAACAGATGCATGCCGACCTCACGCCCTACGCCAAAGGGGTGCGCGGGCATGTCAGCCTGTGGGCCAACACCCACGCCACCCATGCTTTCCTGCCTGACAGCCTGGCAGCCTTCTTGAAACGCCATCCGCAGGTGAGCATTTCCCTGGAGGAACACACCAGCCCGGAAGTGGTCATGGCCGTAGCTCGCGGAGAAGTGGAGGTCGGCGTGGTGGCCGAATCGATAGAAGGCGCGGAAGTCGAACTGCTGCCCTACCGGGCCGACCGCCTAGTGCTGATCGCGCCCGCCGACCACCCGATTGCCCAACGCACCAGCACGCCCTTCGCCGCAGTGCTGGACTACCCCTTCGTGATGCTGCATTCCGGCTCGGCCATTCACACCTTCACCATGAACGCCGCCGCCGCACTGGGCCGGCACCTCGAAGTGCGCATCCAGGTACGCAGCTTCGAGGCAGTGTGCCGCATGGTCAGCGCCGGGGTTGGCCTGGGCCTGGTACCGCGCAGCGCCCTGGCCGATGGCCCGCCCCGCGAGCCGCTGGCCGTGATCGAACTGGAAGAGCCCTGGGCCCAGCGCGACCTGAAAGTCTGCGTGCGCAAACGCGAGCAACTGTCGCGCTTTGCCGCCGAGCTGGTGGCCTGCCTGACCGACAGCGAGGTGGAGCGGCCCCTCCGCCCCTCGCCCTATTGA
- a CDS encoding cupin domain-containing protein, producing the protein MQLNADFRQRVVIRPGDSPWVPSPMAGVERIMLDRIGAELARATSIVRYAAGSQFSAHSHPGGEKFLVLDGVFSDERGDYPAGTYVRNPIGSQHAPFSREGCTIFVKLMQFAVDDQQAVVIDSRTAVWLPGLVPGLQVLPLHQHGTEHVALVRWAPGTRFNRHRHWGGEEILVLEGTFQDEFGDYPAGSWLRNPHLSEHMPFSDAGCLIWVKTGHLPA; encoded by the coding sequence ATGCAACTCAACGCCGATTTCCGCCAACGAGTGGTGATTCGCCCCGGCGACAGCCCCTGGGTGCCATCGCCGATGGCCGGGGTGGAGCGCATCATGCTCGACCGCATCGGTGCGGAGCTGGCGCGCGCCACGTCCATCGTGCGCTATGCCGCCGGCTCGCAGTTCAGTGCGCACTCGCATCCGGGGGGCGAGAAATTCCTGGTGCTGGACGGGGTGTTCTCCGACGAACGTGGCGACTACCCGGCCGGAACCTATGTGCGCAACCCGATCGGCAGCCAGCACGCACCGTTCAGTCGGGAAGGCTGCACGATCTTCGTCAAACTCATGCAGTTCGCCGTTGATGATCAGCAGGCGGTGGTGATCGACAGCCGCACGGCCGTCTGGCTACCGGGGCTGGTACCGGGCCTGCAGGTGCTGCCGCTGCATCAGCATGGTACTGAGCATGTGGCGCTGGTGCGCTGGGCGCCGGGCACGCGTTTCAACCGCCATCGGCACTGGGGTGGCGAGGAAATTCTGGTGCTCGAAGGCACCTTCCAGGACGAATTCGGCGACTACCCGGCCGGCAGTTGGCTGCGTAATCCGCATCTGTCCGAACACATGCCGTTCAGCGATGCGGGCTGCCTGATCTGGGTGAAGACCGGGCATCTGCCGGCTTAG
- a CDS encoding ABC1 kinase family protein gives MPRSSPPNVSALGRFLRLGSTGARIAGNLMLQGLTPGKAGLDWQPVGDLLGDVLGQMKGPVLKLGQQASQWQGVLPEPISQALTRLQNRVPALPFSALEDHLQQLYDGQLHQLFQPIDTEPCAAASLGQVHRARDAQGQALVLKIQYPGIREICAADLQQLRRLLPLGRLFRAPAEQLEALYSELHGSIHAELDYQAEQVSLQRFCTHFADWPGLRLPQPLPELCRPGVLVLHEVAGHSMAEVGGASAEVRERLALSLCDWLGEQVFGLGLLHADPHPGNLAWTDAGELVVYDFGSVQPLEPALLDAYVQLFAALRGPSSDALEPAFQALGGRQADSPAPHGLYKRIHKLLHPLLQPGAQWDFHGAALHQQLLELFPLLMAALGSLQPASGTLLVNRTLEGHYWNLYRLGACLPLADLLERHISRWAARRSA, from the coding sequence ATGCCGCGTTCATCGCCACCGAATGTTTCCGCCCTGGGCCGCTTCCTGCGCCTCGGCAGCACCGGTGCGCGCATCGCCGGCAACCTCATGCTGCAGGGCCTGACGCCTGGCAAGGCGGGTCTGGACTGGCAACCGGTGGGCGATCTGCTCGGCGATGTGCTGGGGCAGATGAAAGGCCCGGTGCTCAAGCTCGGCCAGCAGGCCTCGCAGTGGCAGGGCGTGCTGCCCGAGCCGATCAGCCAGGCTCTGACGCGCCTGCAGAACCGCGTGCCAGCCCTGCCCTTCAGCGCCCTGGAAGACCATCTACAGCAGCTCTACGACGGCCAGCTGCACCAGCTGTTCCAGCCCATCGACACCGAGCCATGCGCCGCCGCGTCGCTGGGCCAGGTGCACCGCGCCCGCGATGCCCAGGGCCAGGCCCTGGTGCTGAAGATCCAGTACCCCGGCATCCGCGAGATCTGCGCCGCCGACCTGCAGCAGTTGCGCCGCCTACTGCCGCTCGGCCGCCTGTTCCGCGCCCCGGCCGAACAGCTGGAAGCGCTGTACAGCGAATTGCACGGCAGCATCCACGCCGAGCTGGATTACCAGGCCGAGCAGGTCAGCCTGCAGCGCTTCTGCACGCACTTCGCCGACTGGCCGGGCCTGCGCCTGCCGCAGCCGCTGCCCGAGCTATGCCGTCCCGGCGTGTTGGTGCTGCACGAAGTGGCCGGACACTCGATGGCCGAAGTCGGCGGCGCTTCGGCTGAGGTGCGGGAACGCCTGGCCCTGAGCCTGTGCGACTGGCTGGGCGAGCAGGTGTTCGGCCTCGGCTTGCTGCATGCCGATCCGCACCCCGGCAACCTGGCCTGGACCGATGCCGGCGAGCTGGTGGTGTATGACTTCGGCAGCGTGCAGCCACTCGAGCCGGCGCTGCTCGATGCCTATGTGCAGCTGTTCGCCGCCCTGCGCGGGCCGAGCAGCGACGCCCTGGAGCCGGCCTTCCAGGCCCTCGGCGGGCGCCAGGCCGACAGCCCGGCGCCGCATGGCCTGTACAAGCGCATCCACAAGTTGCTTCACCCGCTGCTGCAACCCGGCGCGCAATGGGACTTCCACGGCGCAGCCCTGCACCAGCAACTGCTGGAACTGTTCCCGCTGCTGATGGCCGCCCTCGGCAGCCTGCAACCAGCCTCCGGCACCCTGCTGGTCAACCGTACCCTGGAAGGCCACTACTGGAACCTCTACCGCCTCGGCGCCTGCCTGCCGCTGGCCGACCTGCTGGAGCGGCATATCAGCCGCTGGGCCGCGCGCAGATCGGCCTAG
- a CDS encoding I78 family peptidase inhibitor has protein sequence MTGTLKLPALFAIALLAACSSNPEKPQNQAPDSSKALLSEPTADFDSRCDADPVHDLIGEQLDDEMAVEARDKADARFLRITRPNQPVTMDYNAQRLNIDIDDAGVVLQVSCG, from the coding sequence ATGACCGGCACATTGAAACTCCCAGCCCTGTTCGCCATCGCCCTGCTCGCCGCCTGCAGCAGCAACCCGGAAAAGCCGCAGAACCAGGCCCCGGACAGCAGCAAGGCGCTGCTCAGCGAACCCACCGCCGACTTCGACAGCCGCTGCGACGCCGACCCGGTGCATGACCTGATTGGCGAGCAACTCGACGACGAGATGGCAGTAGAAGCGCGCGACAAGGCCGATGCACGCTTCCTGCGCATCACCCGGCCGAACCAGCCGGTGACCATGGACTACAACGCGCAGCGCCTGAACATCGACATCGACGATGCCGGCGTGGTGCTGCAGGTCAGCTGCGGTTAA
- a CDS encoding HPF/RaiA family ribosome-associated protein yields the protein MQVQVHTNQIEGSARLQEWVSSAVLDKLDHFDEFLTRVVVHISDENAHKAGADDKRCHIEARPKGHQPISVTHKSDEMGIAVDGAVEKMRHALEHLSGRLETKVVSTGRIGEPGEVILTDALLEEEFLAKQEELDRG from the coding sequence ATGCAAGTTCAAGTTCATACGAACCAGATTGAAGGCAGTGCTCGGCTTCAGGAGTGGGTCAGCTCCGCCGTCTTGGACAAACTCGATCACTTCGACGAGTTCCTCACCCGAGTGGTCGTCCATATCAGCGATGAAAACGCACACAAGGCCGGCGCCGACGACAAGCGCTGCCACATCGAGGCCCGCCCGAAAGGCCATCAACCTATCTCCGTCACCCACAAGTCCGATGAAATGGGCATCGCCGTGGATGGTGCCGTCGAGAAAATGCGTCACGCCCTGGAACACCTGTCCGGTCGTCTGGAAACCAAGGTGGTCTCCACCGGGCGCATCGGCGAACCCGGCGAAGTGATCCTCACCGATGCCTTGCTCGAGGAAGAGTTTCTGGCCAAGCAGGAAGAGCTGGATCGCGGCTAG
- a CDS encoding lipocalin-like domain-containing protein, with product MNARALLLLAATLLGGCDDAPAPSAGFAGLGQAVEGFVPVEPGRPLQFPLDHGAHHGYRIEWWYVTANLTDEQGRDWGVQWTLFRSALRPGAEQAGWDSPNLWLGHAGQSGPFGHQFAERLGRGGIGQAGVAAQPFRAWIDDWSLHSTAGEGLQQLQMQAAGADFGYDLQLRADGPLVLHGAQGYSEKSGQGQASYYYSQPFYRVSGTIEQGGQRHRVSGQAWLDREWSSQPLAAEQQGWDWFSLHLDGGAKLMLFQVRQANGQPYRAGTWIGADGRNQALRGEQIQLSPLATTELDNGRRLPTRWRVQVAGHGVDIEVEALQPQAWMGTTFPYWEGPVHLRGSVGGRGYLEMTGY from the coding sequence ATGAACGCTAGGGCTCTACTTCTACTGGCTGCCACGTTGCTCGGCGGCTGTGACGACGCGCCCGCGCCGAGCGCCGGTTTCGCTGGCCTTGGCCAGGCGGTGGAAGGCTTCGTCCCGGTCGAGCCGGGTCGGCCGCTGCAGTTCCCGCTCGATCATGGCGCCCACCACGGCTACCGCATCGAATGGTGGTACGTCACCGCCAACCTGACTGACGAGCAGGGCCGCGACTGGGGCGTGCAGTGGACGCTGTTCCGCTCGGCGCTGCGCCCGGGTGCCGAGCAGGCGGGTTGGGACAGCCCCAACCTGTGGCTGGGCCACGCCGGCCAGAGCGGGCCGTTCGGCCACCAGTTCGCCGAGCGCCTGGGCCGTGGCGGCATCGGCCAGGCCGGGGTGGCGGCGCAACCGTTCCGCGCCTGGATCGACGACTGGTCGCTGCACAGCACGGCTGGCGAGGGCCTGCAGCAGCTGCAGATGCAGGCCGCCGGCGCGGACTTTGGCTACGACCTGCAACTGCGCGCCGACGGCCCGCTGGTGCTGCACGGCGCGCAGGGCTACAGCGAGAAGTCCGGCCAGGGCCAGGCCTCCTACTACTACAGCCAGCCGTTCTACCGGGTCAGCGGCACGATCGAGCAGGGCGGCCAGCGCCATCGGGTCAGCGGCCAGGCCTGGCTCGACCGCGAATGGAGCAGCCAGCCGCTGGCCGCCGAGCAGCAGGGCTGGGACTGGTTCTCCCTGCACCTGGACGGCGGCGCCAAGCTGATGCTGTTCCAGGTGCGCCAGGCCAATGGCCAACCCTATCGCGCCGGCACCTGGATCGGCGCCGACGGCCGCAACCAAGCGCTGCGCGGTGAGCAGATCCAGCTCAGCCCGCTGGCCACTACCGAGCTGGATAACGGTCGTCGGCTGCCGACTCGCTGGCGCGTGCAGGTGGCGGGCCATGGCGTGGATATCGAGGTCGAGGCGCTGCAGCCGCAGGCCTGGATGGGCACCACCTTCCCCTACTGGGAAGGCCCGGTGCACCTGCGCGGCAGCGTCGGTGGGCGTGGCTATCTGGAGATGACTGGCTACTAA